In Solibacillus isronensis, the following are encoded in one genomic region:
- a CDS encoding ATP-binding protein: MNKKRKWGIGFKITSGYIILIICLIVSALVLNNQITSLQSERNGVIKYDSQMRMMSNNLERQILNMESSLQRYLITDDETHLDKFNEELATWEASYEELSTIVQDFSSGQEQLEVIHSGIEDWINNIGQPLLNAILANNNEEILSTFDGMQSSVAISDLQQKFTAFRTFETDAIQVKVAELNDQNTALTYSLFGILTLIATATIIIFTIISRNIAGSINEVTDAIQDMNASDGKVRKRITAKTNDEVKDLVLATNSLLTTLENRQWFQTNLAEVVTAYQGVDTLDELGEVLLNSLTTRTHSVYGAFYIQDIRNKNKFNKIAAFAETGDNVGRESFEVGQGFIGQSVKEKRILSYDNKDNSFHYLETALGNIPISNGIIVPVFFGQEVVAVFELASLKPYSQLHRDLIKEVVVHLGVTINSIIGRMEVIRLLNESQAMTEELQVQSEELQTQSEELKMQTEELTTINERLEERTRDAEQKTHELEKVQVELRQSAEQLRQSSNYKSEFLANMSHELRTPLNSILILSEMLAENHEHNLSDDELEYAKVIHDSGEDLLNLINDILDLSKVEAGKMDLWFREMDIYEIPQHIQSLFLPVAKQKGLELSVDVANNLAEIFHTDVKRFHQVLNNLLSNALKFTEEGSVTVKVDKARITPTMRQLSDTWISISVTDTGIGIPKNKQSIVFESFQQADGATVRKYGGTGLGLSICREVTKLLGGWITLTSTEGQGSTFTVYLPSLPDGNAVQSTIAEQEAVYTDATPALPMGASKSIFDEKHILIVDDDYRNIYALRQALEHKGVHIIEASNGVECLNILQTATRVDAVLMDIMMPEMDGYETMERIRKDLQLHELPIIALTAKAMKQDQDRAFEAGASDYISKPLNLEQLFSVLTVWLTSGESLRNV, from the coding sequence ATGAATAAAAAACGTAAATGGGGCATTGGCTTCAAAATAACGAGTGGGTATATTATTCTCATAATATGTTTAATCGTTTCGGCGCTTGTCTTAAATAACCAAATAACAAGTTTACAATCAGAACGAAACGGCGTCATTAAATATGATTCCCAAATGCGCATGATGTCAAATAATCTAGAACGTCAAATTCTTAATATGGAATCCTCCTTACAACGTTATTTAATTACAGATGACGAAACTCATCTTGATAAATTTAATGAAGAACTCGCAACATGGGAAGCTTCTTATGAAGAACTAAGCACAATTGTACAGGACTTTTCAAGTGGCCAAGAGCAGTTGGAAGTGATACACAGCGGTATCGAAGATTGGATCAATAATATTGGACAGCCTTTATTGAACGCGATACTTGCTAATAATAATGAAGAAATACTTTCGACGTTTGATGGAATGCAAAGCAGTGTGGCAATCAGTGATTTACAGCAAAAGTTCACTGCATTCCGTACTTTTGAAACAGACGCAATTCAAGTAAAAGTTGCGGAGCTTAATGACCAAAATACAGCGTTAACATATAGCCTTTTTGGAATTTTAACATTAATCGCGACGGCTACAATTATCATCTTCACAATTATTTCTCGTAATATCGCAGGGTCGATTAACGAAGTAACCGATGCTATCCAAGATATGAATGCATCAGACGGGAAAGTACGGAAGCGAATTACTGCTAAGACGAACGATGAAGTGAAAGATCTCGTACTGGCAACAAATTCACTTCTAACCACATTGGAGAACCGTCAATGGTTCCAAACAAACTTGGCCGAGGTTGTAACAGCCTACCAAGGTGTCGATACACTCGATGAATTAGGTGAAGTACTGCTGAACTCGTTGACGACACGTACACATTCGGTATATGGCGCATTTTATATTCAAGATATCCGCAATAAAAACAAATTCAATAAGATTGCTGCCTTTGCGGAAACTGGCGACAATGTCGGACGGGAAAGTTTTGAAGTTGGACAAGGCTTCATTGGACAGAGTGTGAAGGAAAAACGGATTTTAAGCTATGATAATAAAGATAATAGCTTCCACTACTTAGAAACAGCACTTGGTAATATTCCAATTTCAAATGGTATTATTGTGCCAGTATTTTTCGGGCAGGAAGTCGTAGCTGTTTTTGAATTAGCTTCACTAAAACCATATAGCCAACTGCATCGTGACCTAATTAAAGAAGTCGTTGTACATTTAGGCGTAACGATTAACAGCATCATCGGTCGTATGGAAGTCATTCGTCTTTTAAATGAATCACAGGCGATGACAGAAGAATTGCAAGTTCAGTCAGAAGAGCTACAAACACAATCTGAAGAACTGAAAATGCAAACAGAAGAACTGACAACAATTAATGAACGTTTAGAAGAGCGTACACGTGACGCGGAACAGAAAACACATGAGCTGGAAAAAGTACAGGTTGAGTTAAGACAAAGTGCAGAACAGCTGCGCCAAAGCTCAAATTACAAATCAGAGTTCCTTGCGAATATGTCTCACGAATTGCGTACACCGCTCAACAGCATTTTAATCTTGTCTGAAATGCTTGCGGAAAACCATGAGCATAATTTATCTGATGACGAGCTGGAATATGCAAAAGTTATCCATGATTCAGGCGAAGATTTACTGAACCTGATTAATGACATACTGGATTTATCGAAAGTTGAAGCCGGAAAAATGGATTTATGGTTCAGAGAAATGGATATTTATGAAATTCCACAGCATATTCAAAGTCTATTCCTGCCGGTAGCGAAACAAAAAGGTTTGGAATTATCGGTGGATGTAGCAAATAACCTTGCTGAAATTTTCCATACAGATGTGAAACGATTCCATCAAGTTTTAAATAACTTGCTTTCCAACGCACTGAAGTTTACTGAGGAAGGTTCGGTAACAGTGAAGGTGGATAAAGCACGTATAACACCTACCATGAGACAGCTAAGCGATACATGGATCTCGATTAGTGTGACAGATACCGGTATTGGTATTCCGAAAAATAAACAAAGCATTGTATTTGAATCGTTCCAGCAAGCGGACGGAGCCACTGTTCGTAAATATGGCGGAACAGGCTTAGGTTTATCCATTTGCCGCGAAGTTACTAAACTTCTTGGTGGCTGGATTACGTTAACAAGTACTGAAGGTCAAGGTAGTACGTTTACTGTGTACTTGCCAAGCTTACCTGATGGAAATGCTGTACAATCGACAATTGCTGAACAGGAAGCAGTTTATACAGATGCCACTCCAGCACTTCCGATGGGTGCATCAAAGTCGATATTTGATGAAAAGCATATTTTGATTGTTGATGATGATTACCGTAATATTTATGCGCTTCGTCAGGCATTGGAACATAAAGGTGTTCACATTATAGAAGCGTCTAACGGTGTAGAATGCTTGAATATTTTACAGACAGCAACACGTGTTGATGCTGTTCTGATGGATATTATGATGCCTGAAATGGACGGATATGAAACAATGGAGCGTATCCGCAAAGATTTACAATTACATGAGCTGCCGATTATTGCATTAACAGCAAAAGCGATGAAACAAGACCAAGATCGAGCATTTGAAGCTGGGGCTTCCGATTATATTAGTAAGCCTTTAAACTTGGAACAACTATTCTCCGTACTAACGGTATGGCTCACAAGTGGGGAAAGTTTACGAAATGTATAG
- a CDS encoding CheR family methyltransferase, with protein sequence MYRKKLEVRLLLEAVYTLSGYDFRKYNQQSILRRIEHRMRLNNFSSISQLTESIIYNKELLKVLLNDFSINVTEMFRDPSFFRAFREEIIPQLKQLDKIRIWHAGCATGEEVYSMAILLQEEGLLDRTMMYATDMNEDVLKKAAHGAFPLHKMQAYTKNYILAGGTESFSHYYKTDDSFATFQPYLSENIMFAQHNLATDKSFQEFDVIICRNVLIYFTPELQHEVHHLFYDSLARNGYLGLGDKETLQFTPLVSKYRTVNGTERIYQKRF encoded by the coding sequence ATGTATAGAAAGAAGTTAGAAGTACGATTATTATTGGAAGCAGTTTACACATTATCGGGGTATGATTTCCGAAAGTATAATCAACAATCTATATTGCGACGCATTGAACATCGCATGCGACTTAATAATTTTTCATCAATATCACAATTAACCGAATCGATTATATACAATAAAGAATTGTTAAAAGTGTTGTTGAACGATTTTTCGATTAATGTAACTGAAATGTTCCGGGACCCCTCATTCTTTAGGGCGTTCCGGGAAGAGATTATCCCACAGTTGAAACAGCTTGATAAAATACGGATATGGCATGCAGGTTGCGCAACGGGTGAAGAAGTTTATTCAATGGCCATCCTTCTGCAGGAAGAAGGTCTGCTGGATCGTACGATGATGTATGCGACAGACATGAACGAAGATGTGCTGAAAAAAGCAGCGCATGGTGCCTTCCCTCTTCATAAAATGCAAGCCTATACAAAAAATTATATTTTAGCTGGCGGAACTGAAAGCTTTTCCCATTACTATAAAACGGATGATAGCTTTGCCACATTTCAACCTTACTTAAGCGAAAATATTATGTTTGCACAGCATAATCTGGCGACGGATAAATCATTCCAGGAATTTGATGTTATCATTTGCCGCAATGTGCTCATTTATTTTACACCTGAGCTGCAGCATGAAGTACATCACCTCTTTTACGATAGCTTAGCAAGAAACGGATATCTTGGCTTAGGAGATAAAGAAACATTGCAGTTCACTCCGCTCGTATCCAAATACCGCACCGTTAACGGTACGGAGCGTATCTATCAAAAGAGATTTTAG